The Primulina eburnea isolate SZY01 chromosome 6, ASM2296580v1, whole genome shotgun sequence genome contains a region encoding:
- the LOC140834313 gene encoding uncharacterized protein → MAASSSTTTLQTLNFHSFTKVKTLHHSNTKFPFSSTKFPPSLSVSCSIASGFNEVVVDEEVEKIKRLQNGSDIRGVAVEGEKGRTVDLTPPAMEAIGESFGEWVTAQFERSECGEAALAVRVSVGRDPRISGAALSVGLFAGLGRAGCAIFDMGLATTPACFMSTVLPPFLYDASIMMTASHLPYTRNGLKFFTKKGGLTSPQVEEICDGAAWKYANRAAKVSTLLPIPPTRVNFMSAYANHLQEIIKQKVNHPLHYDTPLQGFKIIVNAGNGSGGFFTWDVLDKLGADTFGSLHLTPDGMFPNHIPNPEDKTAMALTRAAVIENNADLGVVFDTDVDRSGVVDREGNPVNGDKLIALMSSIVLKEHPNTTIVTDARTSMALTRFITDRGGLHCLYRVGYRNVIDKGVQLNKDGIETHLMMETSGHGALKENHFLDDGAYMVVKIIIEMVRMKLEGSNKGIGSLIEDLEEPLESVELRINIVTEPRYAKAKGSEVIEAFRNYIEEGRIEGFALDSCGDCWVSEGCLVDSNDTPLPIDAHMYRAKVLDSGGEESGWIHLRQSIHNPNIAVNLQSIIPGGCQSMTKTLRDKFLVDSGLHKFLDISQIDKYARDGKI, encoded by the exons ATGGCGGCTTCTTCATCCACGACGACGCTCCAAACCCTGAACTTCCATTCATTTACCAAAGTCAAAACACTTCATCACTCAAACACCAAGTTCCCGTTTTCTTCGACGAAATTCCCGCCATCCCTTTCAGTTTCGTGCTCCATAGCTTCAGGGTTCAATGAAGTGGTGGTGGACGAAGAAGTGGAGAAGATCAAGAGATTGCAGAACGGTTCCGACATACGTGGGGTGGCCGTGGAAGGCGAGAAGGGGAGGACAGTCGACCTCACGCCACCTGCCATGGAGGCCATAGGGGAGAGTTTCGGGGAGTGGGTGACCGCTCAGTTTGAGAGGAGCGAGTGCGGAGAAGCCGCGTTGGCCGTTAGGGTGTCTGTCGGGCGGGATCCGAGGATATCGGGGGCCGCGTTGAGTGTGGGTTTGTTCGCCGGACTTGGTAGGGCGGGATGCGCTATTTTTGACATGGGACTTGCGACCACGCCGGCTTGCTTCATGAGCACCGTGCTGCCTCCATTTCTCTACGATGCTTCCATAATG ATGACAGCATCCCACTTGCCATACACACGAAATGGATTGAAATTCTTCACCAAGAAAGGAGGCCTCACATCGCCACAAGTGGAGGAGATATGCGACGGGGCTGCCTGGAAATATGCGAACCGAGCCGCCAAAGTGTCGACGTTGCTTCCGATCCCGCCCACGAGAGTGAATTTCATGAGTGCGTACGCGAACCATCTGCAAGAAATCATCAAGCAAAAGGTCAATCATCCCTTGCATTATGACACTCCTCTTCAAGGATTTAAG ATAATTGTAAACGCTGGAAATGGATCAGGAGGCTTCTTCACATGGGATGTGCTCGACAAGCTTGGAGCAGACACATTTGGCTCACTTCATCTCACCCCAGATGGAATGTTCCCAAATCACATTCCTAATCCAGAGGACAAAACGGCCATGGCATTAACACGAGCTGCAGTGATCGAAAACAACGCTGATCTCGGGGTTGTCTTTGATACAGACGTTGATCGTAGCGGTGTGGTTGACAGAGAAGGAAATCCCGTGAATGGAGACAAGCTTATTGCTCTTATGTCCTCCATTGTGCTGAAGGAGCACCCGAACACGACTATCGTGACCGATGCACGTACAAGCATGGCGTTGACACGGTTTATCACGGACAGAGGAGGGCTTCATTGCTTGTATAGAGTTGGCTATAGGAATGTGATTGATAAGGGGGTTCAGCTTAACAAGGATGGAATAGAGACTCATCTTATGATGGAAACTTCAGGCCATGGTGCCCTTAAGGAGAATCATTTTCTTGATGATG GTGCTTATATGGTCGTAAAAATTATCATTGAAATGGTTAGAATGAAGCTTGAAGGATCAAATAAAGGCATTGGGAGTTTAATAGAAGATTTGGAAGAGCCATTGGAATCAGTGGAGTTGAGAATAAACATTGTTACAGAGCCTAGGTACGCCAAGGCAAAAGGTTCTGAGGTCATTGAGGCGTTCAGGAACTACATTGAG GAAGGAAGGATAGAAGGTTTTGCACTGGATTCTTGTGGAGACTGTTGGGTGAGTGAAGGGTGCCTCGTGGACTCCAACGACACTCCGCTTCCGATTGATGCCCATATGTAcag GGCCAAAGTTTTGGATTCAGGAGGGGAAGAAAGTGGTTGGATACACCTCAGACAGAGCATTCACAACCCAAATATAGCTGTTAATTTGCAGTCCATCATCCCGGGAGGTTGCCAGTCCATGACCAAAACTCTGAGAGATAA GTTTCTTGTAGACAGTGGGTTACACAAATTTCTTGACATTTCTCAAATTGACAAGTACGCGAGAGATGGGAAGATATGA
- the LOC140834306 gene encoding probable F-box protein At2g36090, translated as MKSDRNCFKGVNRDALIDIMSRLDGRTIASVASTCNDLRGAAGEEGLWKEFCHNTWPSTSAIKTASFKCLYTDAFPLILYEEGRSEVPQQQMTSQSTPPDLSLWSSPSGFTSLVDIYYKGHCIFSKVVDGMTARNESETSEGFKRFLCYPFSLDLLGIGRFETSDHVFDQNLGIMEDDTTNSLLAAFTGYNRRGGICSDIAQNIQLSWILWNARTGRAVNISSWKPRSICRNNPFVHEDFSLSFGCIVPAKDSSITNKLTEFEITVKCKLLIEQGCIIWKEISLIMKDIDGSHLNGKQSMRAFNRALICSRSINHSRVEKGYQHFQNQKILHRLKVDREELISNLLSATVAIASLLGICYACGTLL; from the coding sequence ATGAAGTCGGATCGGAATTGCTTCAAGGGGGTGAACAGGGACGCTTTAATAGatatcatgtctagacttgatgGGCGCACCATCGCATCCGTGGCATCTACTTGTAATGACCTCCGCGGAGCAGCCGGAGAAGAAGGCTTATGGAAAGAGTTCTGTCACAACACGTGGCCCTCGACATCAGCCATAAAAACAGCAAGTTTCAAGTGTTTGTACACCGATGCTTTTCCATTGATTTTGTACGAGGAAGGGAGAAGTGAAGTACCTCAACAACAAATGACTTCTCAGAGCACACCACCAGATTTGTCTTTATGGTCATCTCCTAGTGGTTTCACTTCACTAGTGGACATATATTACAAGGGCCATTGCATTTTCTCTAAAGTTGTAGATGGCATGACCGCGAGGAATGAATCTGAGACTTCCGAGGGTTTTAAAAGGTTTTTGTGCTATCCCTTTTCACTGGACTTGCTGGGCATTGGACGTTTCGAAACATCTGATCATGTTTTTGATCAAAATTTAGGTATCATGGAGGACGACACAACCAACTCACTATTAGCTGCTTTCACCGGATACAATAGAAGAGGAGGCATATGCTCTGACATTGCACAAAATATACAGCTAAGCTGGATTCTGTGGAATGCAAGGACAGGAAGAGCTGTAAACATATCGAGCTGGAAACCCCGATCCATCTGCAGGAATAACCCATTTGTTCATGAAGATTTTTCTCTTAGTTTCGGTTGTATTGTACCTGCAAAGGACAGTTCAATAACGAACAAACTAACCGAATTCGAGATAACGGTAAAATGTAAGCTGCTGATAGAACAAGGATGCATAATATGGAAGGAAATTAGCCTAATAATGAAGGACATTGATGGGTCACATCTCAATGGCAAGCAAAGTATGAGAGCATTCAATCGTGCTCTCATTTGCTCCCGCAGTATCAACCATAGCAGAGTGGAAAAGGGATATCAGCATTTTCAAAACCAGAAAATACTACATAGATTAAAGGTTGACCGAGAGGAACTGATATCTAATTTACTGTCCGCAACGGTAGCCATTGCATCACTCCTTGGCATTTGCTATGCTTGTGGCACATTATTGTAG
- the LOC140834304 gene encoding sugar transport protein 10-like, giving the protein MAVGGIEIGSGSGANYEARVTPFVVVACLVAATGGLIFGYDIGISGGVTSMDEFLQKFFPEVYTREHSPGNYNQYCSFENHLLTLFTSSLYLAALIASFFASVTTRAFGRKISMTVGGMVFLSGAILNGAAVNVEMLIIGRILLGVGIGYANQSVPVYLSEMAPPKLRGALNIGFQMATTIGIFAANLVNYGTAKMKHNGWRVSLALAAVPAVIMTIGALCLPDTPNSLIERGKKEEAREMLQKIRGTANVDLEYSDLVEASEASKRVEQPWRQITERKYRPQLIITCLIPFFQQITGINVIMFYAPVLFKTLGFGNEASLMSAVVTGLVNVFATMVSIFTVDKFGRRVLFLEGGIQMIICQIAVGSVIASVFGVSGDGSFSKGMGNLTLGLICVYVAGFAWSWGPLGWLVPSEIFPLEIRSAGQSINVSINMFFTFIIGQLFLTMLCHLKFGLFYFFAGWVVVMTIFVYLFVPETKNVPIEEMNRVWKAHWFWGKYIPDNAVGLEHHLPSTSYNNQNV; this is encoded by the exons ATGGCAGTGGGAGGTATTGAAATCGGGTCTGGAAGCGGGGCGAACTATGAAGCCCGTGTGACGCCTTTCGTGGTCGTTGCCTGCTTGGTTGCAGCCACCGGTGGCCTGATTTTCGGTTACGACATTGGTATCTCAG GAGGAGTTACATCTATGGATGAGTTCTTGCAGAAGTTTTTCCCGGAAGTGTACACGAGGGAACACTCTCCAGGGAACTACAACCAGTACTGCAGTTTTGAGAATCACTTGCTTACCTTATTCACTTCTTCGCTGTACTTAGCTGCACTCATCGCTTCCTTCTTCGCCTCCGTGACAACCCGAGCATTTGGCCGCAAAATCTCGATGACCGTCGGAGGTATGGTCTTCCTCTCCGGCGCCATACTCAATGGTGCAGCTGTCAATGTCGAGATGCTCATCATCGGCCGTATATTGCTAGGAGTCGGCATTGGTTACGCTAACCAGTCAGTCCCTGTTTACCTCTCAGAAATGGCACCTCCCAAACTGAGAGGAGCCCTCAACATTGGCTTCCAGATGGCCACAACCATCGGCATTTTTGCTGCAAATCTTGTTAACTACGGGACTGCGAAGATGAAGCACAATGGATGGCGGGTTTCTCTTGCTTTGGCTGCTGTTCCTGCTGTGATCATGACGATCGGTGCTCTTTGCTTGCCTGATACCCCTAATTCACTCATTGAAAGGGGCAAGAAAGAGGAGGCACGCGAAATGTTGCAGAAGATTCGTGGCACGGCCAACGTAGACCTGGAGTACAGTGATTTGGTGGAAGCAAGTGAAGCGTCGAAGCGTGTAGAGCAACCATGGAGGCAAATAACGGAAAGAAAATACAGGCCACAATTAATAATCACTTGCTTGATTCCCTTCTTCCAGCAGATCACCGGCATCAACGTCATTATGTTCTACGCCCCTGTTCTTTTCAAGACACTGGGATTCGGGAACGAAGCCTCGCTCATGTCCGCAGTCGTGACAGGCCTTGTAAACGTGTTCGCCACGATGGTATCAATCTTCACAGTCGACAAGTTTGGGAGAAGGGTTTTGTTCTTGGAAGGTGGAATTCAAATGATCATCTGTCAAATCGCCGTTGGATCTGTGATCGCCTCTGTTTTCGGGGTTTCAGGAGACGGGTCTTTCAGCAAAGGAATGGGGAACCTGACATTGGGCTTGATATGTGTTTATGTGGCTGGTTTTGCTTGGTCTTGGGGACCATTGGGGTGGCTTGTTCCCAGTGAAATCTTTCCCTTAGAAATCCGATCGGCGGGACAATCGATCAACGTGTCTATCAACATGTTCTTCACATTTATCATCGGACAACTTTTCTTGACAATGCTGTGTCACTTGAAGTTCGGTCTCTTCTACTTCTTTGCAGGATGGGTGGTGGTGATGACGATTTTCGTGTACCTGTTCGTGCCGGAGACAAAGAATGTGCCCATCGAAGAAATGAATAGAGTTTGGAAGGCTCATTGGTTCTGGGGAAAATACATCCCAGATAACGCAGTGGGTCTTGAGCACCACCTTCCTAGCACTAGTTATAATAATCAGAACGTATAG
- the LOC140834305 gene encoding DEAD-box ATP-dependent RNA helicase 45-like: protein MEEAKPRKSRRDASEKEETKKNNRDREDRSSEKDKNRGRHEKEKKDISKYRDREMHKDRHREKDHERTKRRSRDDARAQGKSRGREKEVEELELDREREKVRDRDRDRARERERESEKERERRGRERKRERDKYNEKDNNYETSRLYSSSDDDRDHGKRRRKEEDYKKRDEASNKQNRHRDDSQENGQRKESREESEIIKGNSREEDLAEEQKRLDEEMEKRRRRVQEWQELRRKEELEVQTLGGSVNTDEPLSGKTWTLEGESDDEEAAPEEKTAMDEDETVKLVIEDSNGKSTDNDNVSTPALLSDNVHVAEDDEIDPLDAFMNSMVLPEVERLHNAVESSKNLDPDVAQTTGKQSSVQPNKGTTKTMGRIIPGEDSDSDYGDLKYDEDPQEDENDEEFMKRVKKTKVEKLSIVDHSKIDYPSFRKNFYIEVKEINRVTSEEGTAYSKELELRIHGKDVPKPVKTWHQTGLSTKILDTIKKMNYEKPMPIQAQALPIIMSGRDCIGIAKTGSGKTLAFVLPMLRHIKDQSPLMSGDGPIGLIMAPTRELVQQIHSDIKKFAKVMALSCVPVYGGSGVAQQISDLKRGAEIVVCTPGRMIDILCTSGGKITNLRRVTYLVMDEADRMFDMGFEPQITRIVQNTRPDRQTVLFSATFPRQVEILARKVLNKPVEIQVGGRSVVNKDITQLVEVRPESDRFLRLLELLGEWYEKGKMLIFVHTQDKCDALFKDLIRSGYPCLSLHGAKDQTDRESTISDFKSNVCNLLVATSIAARGLDVKELELVINFDVPNHYEDYVHRVGRTGRAGRRGCAITFISEEDARYAPDLVKALELSEQSVPDDLKALANGFMAKVNQGLEQAHGTGYGGSGFKFNEEEDEVRKAAKKAQAKEYGFEEDKSDSEDEDEGVRKAGGDISHQAVLAQAAAFAAATKANTAPAPPPVSGAQLIPNGGLPVSLPGVLGLAVPGVSAAVHGTGLPVTSNDAAARAAALAAAMNLQHNLAKIHADAMPEHYEAELEINDFPQNARWKVTHKETLGPISDWTGAAITTRGQYFPPGKVAGPGDRKLYLFIEAPTEQSVKRAKAELKRALEDITSHALSLPGSAQPGRYSVV, encoded by the coding sequence ATGGAAGAGGCGAAACCGCGTAAATCGAGGAGAGATGCTTCTGAAAAGGAAGAAACGAAGAAAAATAACCGTGATAGAGAAGATCGAAGTTCTGAGAAAGACAAGAATAGGGGCCGGCatgagaaagaaaagaaagataTAAGCAAGTACAGGGACAGAGAAATGCACAAGGATAGGCACCGGGAGAAGGACCATGAGAGGACGAAGAGAAGGAGTCGTGACGATGCAAGAGCTCAAGGCAAGTCCAGAGGCAGAGAAAAGGAAGTCGAAGAGTTGGAGTTAGACAGAGAGAGGGAGAAAGTTAGGGATAGGGATAGAGACAGGGCACGAGAGAGGGAAAGAGAAAGTGAGAAGGAGAGGGAGAGAAGGGGGAGGGAGAGGAAAAGGGAGAGGGACAAATACAATGAAAAGGATAATAACTATGAAACGTCTAGGTTGTACAGCAGTAGCGATGATGATAGGGACCATGGAAAACGGCGCAGGAAAGAGGAAGATTACAAAAAGAGAGATGAAGCGAGTAACAAGCAGAACCGACATAGGGATGACAGTCAAGAGAACGGCCAACGGAAAGAAAGCCGTGAAGAGTCGGAAATCATTAAAGGAAACTCTCGGGAAGAAGATCTCGCTGAAGAACAGAAGAGACTGGATGAGGAGATGGAGAAACGAAGAAGGAGAGTACAGGAATGGCAGGAATTAAGAAGAAAGGAGGAACTTGAGGTGCAAACACTTGGAGGATCAGTCAATACAGATGAACCCTTGTCTGGAAAAACATGGACACTTGAAGGGGAATCTGATGACGAAGAAGCAGCCCCTGAGGAAAAAACAGCAATGGATGAAGATGAAACTGTCAAACTTGTTATTGAGGATTCCAATGGGAAGTCCACTGATAATGATAATGTGTCCACACCTGCATTACTGAGTGATAATGTTCATGTTGCTGAGGATGATGAAATTGATCCGTTAGATGCTTTTATGAATTCTATGGTGTTGCCAGAAGTTGAGAGGCTACACAATGCAGTGGAGTCTTCCAAAAACTTGGATCCTGATGTGGCTCAAACAACTGGAAAACAAAGCTCTGTTCAACCTAACAAAGGTACGACTAAAACTATGGGAAGAATAATTCCTGGAGAAGATTCTGATTCAGATTATGGAGATCTCAAATATGATGAAGATCCTCAAGaagatgaaaatgatgaagaaTTCATGAAACGGGTGAAGAAGACTAAAGTTGAGAAGCTCTCTATAGTTGACCATTCAAAAATTGATTATCCTTCCTTTCGGAAGAATTTTTATATTGAAGTGAAGGAAATTAATAGGGTGACTTCCGAAGAGGGCACAGCATATAGTAAAGAACTGGAACTGAGGATACATGGGAAGGATGTCCCAAAACCAGTTAAAACTTGGCATCAGACAGGGTTATCGACTAAAATACTGGATACCATTAAGAAAATGAATTATGAAAAGCCAATGCCTATTCAAGCTCAGGCCTTGCCTATCATAATGAGTGGTCGAGACTGCATTGGTATTGCGAAAACAGGCTCTGGCAAAACGCTAGCATTTGTTCTGCCCATGTTGAGACATATCAAGGACCAATCTCCATTGATGTCTGGAGATGGGCCAATCGGTCTCATTATGGCTCCCACAAGAGAGCTTGTACAACAAATCCACAGTGATATCAAGAAGTTTGCGAAGGTGATGGCTCTCAGCTGCGTGCCTGTATATGGAGGTTCTGGGGTAGCCCAGCAAATTAGTGACTTGAAACGAGGCGCTGAGATTGTTGTTTGTACTCCTGGTAGAATGATCGACATTCTATGCACCAGTGGTGGTAAGATTACAAATTTGCGTCGTGTCACTTACTTGGTCATGGATGAAGCTGATCGAATGTTTGATATGGGTTTTGAACCTCAGATTACTAGAATTGTCCAAAATACACGACCAGATCGGCAAACTGTGCTCTTTTCTGCCACTTTCCCGCGTCAAGTTGAAATTTTGGCACGCAAGGTGTTGAATAAACCTGTTGAAATACAGGTAGGTGGGAGAAGTGTTGTGAACAAGGATATAACCCAACTTGTTGAGGTGAGACCTGAAAGTGATAGGTTCCTTAGACTGTTAGAATTACTTGGAGAATGGTACGAGAAAGGAAAGATGTTAATATTTGTCCATACACAAGACAAATGTGATGCTTTGTTCAAAGATTTGATTAGATCTGGGTATCCATGTCTCTCACTTCATGGGGCAAAGGATCAGACAGATCGTGAATCCActatttcagattttaaaagCAATGTGTGCAATTTATTGGTTGCTACAAGTATTGCTGCTAGAGGTTTAGATGTGAAGGAGCTTGAACTAGTTATTAACTTTGATGTTCCTAATCATTATGAAGACTATGTTCATCGTGTTGGTAGAACAGGACGGGCTGGTAGAAGAGGTTGTGCTATCACGTTTATATCTGAGGAAGATGCAAGATATGCACCAGATCTTGTAAAAGCCCTAGAATTATCCGAACAGAGTGTTCCTGATGATCTTAAGGCGCTTGCGAATGGGTTTATGGCAAAGGTTAATCAGGGGCTTGAGCAAGCCCATGGAACTGGCTATGGTGGTAGCGGTTTTAAATTCAATGAAGAGGAGGATGAAGTTAGGAAAGCTGCGAAGAAAGCACAGGCAAAAGAATATGGGTTTGAGGAAGATAAATCAGACTCTGAAGATGAAGATGAAGGAGTGAGAAAAGCAGGTGGCGACATTTCTCACCAAGCTGTCCTCGCCCAGGCTGCTGCTTTTGCCGCTGCTACCAAAGCAAATACTGCTCCAGCCCCACCACCTGTCTCAGGAGCTCAGCTTATTCCAAATGGTGGATTGCCTGTTTCTTTGCCTGGTGTTCTTGGTTTGGCTGTTCCTGGCGTATCTGCAGCGGTCCACGGGACTGGACTTCCCGTTACCAGCAATGATGCGGCAGCTAGGGCAGCAGCTCTGGCAGCTGCCATGAATTTACAGCATAACCTGGCAAAGATTCACGCTGATGCCATGCCTGAACACTATGAAGCAGAGTTGGAGATAAATGATTTTCCTCAAAATGCTCGATGGAAGGTGACACACAAGGAAACTCTTGGCCCAATCTCTGACTGGACCGGGGCCGCTATTACCACCAGAGGACAATACTTTCCTCCAGGCAAGGTTGCTGGACCAGGGGATAGAAAACTCTACTTGTTCATTGAAGCCCCCACTGAACAATCTGTCAAGAGGGCAAAAGCAGAACTCAAGCGTGCCTTGGAGGATATCACTTCTCATGCATTATCGCTTCCAGGATCAGCACAACCGGGTCGATATTCTGTCGTCTAA